The Salvelinus fontinalis isolate EN_2023a chromosome 13, ASM2944872v1, whole genome shotgun sequence DNA segment ACTCCCACCATATGTATTTGTCAGTGAAGATACACTCCCAATCATATGTATTTGTCAGTGAAGATACACTCCCAATCATATGTATTTGTCAGTGAAGATACACTCCCACCATATGTATTTGTCAGTGAAGATACACTCCCACCATATGTATTTGTCAGTGAAGATACACTCCCaccatatgtatttggacagtgaagataCACTCCCaccatatgtatttggacagtgaagctacacTCCCaccatatgtatttggacagtgaagctacacTCCCaccatatgtatttggacagtgaagctacacTCCCaccatatgtatttggacagtgaagctacacTCCCaccatatgtatttggacagtgaagataCACTCCCgccatatgtatttggacagtgaagataCACTCCCaccatatgtatttggacagtgaagataCACTCCCaccatatgtatttggacagtgaagataCACTCCCaccatatgtatttggacagtgaagataCACTCCCaccatatgtatttggacagtgaagataCACTCCCACCATATGTATTCGGACAGTGAAGGTACACTCCCACCATATGTATTCGGACAGTGAAGGTACACTCCCAAtcatatgtatttggacagtgaagataCACTCCCaccatatgtatttggacagtgaagataCACTCCCaccatatgtatttggacagtgaagataCACTCCCAAtcatatgtatttggacagtgaagataCACTCCCaccatatgtatttggacagtgaagataCACTCCCaccatatgtatttggacagtgaagataCACTCCCaccatatgtatttggacagtgaagataCACTCCCAAtcatatgtatttggacagtgaagataCACTCCCAAtcatatgtatttggacagtgaagataCACTCCCaccatatgtatttggacagtgaagataCACTCCCAAtcatatgtatttggacagtgaagataCACTCCCAAtcatatgtatttggacagtgaagataCACTCCCACCATATGTATTTGGATAGTGAAGATACACTCCCaccatatgtatttggacagtgaagataCACTCCCaccatatgtatttggacagtgaagataCACTCCCACCATATGTGGtggcatttgcagtttgttttgagttgttttgcCTCGTAGTAAAAGATGACAGTATAGACTGGCTGTGACTGTGAGGCTGATTGAGCTGTGATGTGAATGCTGTAATACATTTGACACACTGCATCTCCCGCTACAAGAAACAgtgcaaataaaaaaataaaaactgttgAACACATTTAAACACACAGAACTGTTGAACAAATAACAAAGATGAGCATTTTCTAAAGAGATAAAAAAAAGGGAACGTTTGCAACAGTTGATCCTATACTGTAGGTGGTGGTagacctcataaaaaaaaaaattagagTTCCTCAACACACAGTGGAGACCTAAGATCTCGGCAAGATGCAAACAAATTGCATCAGTTACCTCGAGAATGAAACTGCTTGTGGATGGAACTGTGTCCGACCATGTTAATGCGTTCACATTTGCCAAGATGTTGGAATGTGTGACGCAAGTTAACTTTCTGGAAtgaaaacagcccccccccccccccccccacacaataATCAGAAGAATCCGAAGACGGTGTTTCACCTTTCAATACATGATTGCTTGGGTGGGAAAACATCCGATACAACAGCCAATCGCAACTAGCTTCTCAGGACTTGAGTTGTGATGCACtggtgtggtgtgatgtgtgCATTAAAGCGGCAATCCGCAGTTTGAACAATAACAAAGCGGCACCCTGCCACtgatttggtaaacagctgagggatggggctggaataatgtaaccactctcaaaatcCTTGTCAGAGCTTTGGATACAAGGACttaccatccatgatatcatCATTATAGTTGCgggtatacagtgtttgtttagatTTACATTGAgttaaaacaagcttatattttgtgtTCTGATGGGGTAGGACAACTAAGCTCATAAGTTATTTCCTTCAAGAATCAAAAGAGTATACATCATTCATTTAAAAGTCTAAAAATAAATGTaccaactacagattgccccttaagTAACACAAGAGCATTTCTCAACCTCCACAGCAAGTGTCTGCTTGCACTGTagactatacagtgtttgttgaaATCAACACAGTAAATCCacattcctgtcattatattcAAGTTCACTTCCCTGTATTTCTTATGTTAAGGTTTTcaccaaataaataaatacatacagggAGTGAGTTTGGCATATGGCATTGTGACAAGACTTGCTGCCAGAGCTGTTATACTGCCAGCCTTACATGATTAGTCAGAGTTTACTACAGTAAGCAAAGCAGACACTATTGTTAATGTGTACACAGTACAGGTAATGTAGAGATGATATCAGTGAGAAGTGTTGGCCTGCAGCTCCCAGGAAGACAGGTAACATGATTATAGCCCTATGATTATAGCACCTGGCTCTTCAGTGCCAGAGAGACACAGTGTGGGAATTAGTAAACACAGATTCTACTGAAAAATCTCAACCCTGCAACATGCAATCCCGATCTCTCCCAACACACAACCCAAGCTCTCCCAGCCATACTGTATTATTCAAATCAGCAGCTGTAAACCAAGCACAGGAGATCTGAATAAACTATGCTGTGATCAGAGAGGAAAAGCTCTCCTCATTTAAACCCACTTCTCTACAACAACGACAAAGGAGAAGAGATGCAGATGGCGCCGTGACTTAATTGAAACATTCCAACTTTACTCCAACATGATCTAATCTTTTATGGGTAGACTGGAACAATAAAAGGATAATGTGATGACATTATCCATGAGTTCACATCAATTACTGTCTCACTTAGCAACAATAAAACAGTGTTGCTGTCACAGACCTCGGACGATCAAAACAAAGCCACGCCTCATTCATGGTGGCTAGTCCTCTAGCGCTATAAAATGAAGACATAAAATCGTGTGTAACCCTTCCTATAAAGTGCCCAAGTTTCTCTAGATATCATAGCCAGAACACTGTCATCAGTGAAAAACAAAGCCTAAGACGCCACCTTCTGGTGGCTTCTCCTTGCATCCGTCTCCATGGAGGTAGACACGTCAGAAAAGCTGGAAGAACGGAACTTCCTCATTGTCTAACTACAGAACCGACATAAATAACAGTTCGTGACATCAACCTACTGCTgcataaaaatacattaaaaaaggaATACTTCCACCACAAATCAGATTTATTTGGTCTTATCGTGTACGATACACATGTAATGCAATGCCACCGTCAACAGAAGCAGGCCGCAGGCTTTACAGCATTCTTATTGCTCTTATGATTAtgtacatggggggggggggggggggggggggggataagtcATTGAAAACTGTAGGCTAAACCAGGAATAATACATTGGGCCTTGTGTACAATCAAAGCAATATTAGCTCCAGTAAAATACTGTTCACAAGGCTGTCCAAGGGAGGTTATAGTATTTCATAGTACTGACACTTCTGACAGAAGCACTTTAACCAAACAAGACACCATAGGGAAAGGCTGTATCAAACGTAAACAATCGACATAAAACAGGGATAAAAGTATCTTTGTATTGTCAGAATTGGTGGAGCTCGGTAATAGCGATACACTGCAATCAAAGGCAATTCATTAAAAaactccccccccaaaaatgtataagCCCATTGCATAATTACAGGAAAACCATGTCAAAATATGTGGAATCTCGACATACAAAAGCAAAAGACAGAGTAAGCCTAAAAGTTGAATTTCAATGGCTTTCACATAGACGTCCGAGAGTCCTCACGGTTCCACAACCTAACAGATAAGTTCCAAAAGTGTCATTATTGATCTAGTCAGAGTTAGCTGTGCTTGCTGGTGTCCAGACTCTGGTCTACTTCCTGTGTGTGCAGGAGGTCCGGGTTTAAGTTGCGTGTTTCGGCGATGAGACGTTTGACCCCCACCATCCACTGACTGACCTCGTTAACATGGTCCACTATCAGAGCCCGGTGGATCTCATCAGCAGCGTCCCAGTTACAACTCTTCAACTCTGACAGGAGCATAAAGACAGGAGCGTCGCAGACGTGGTTAGGTCATTTGAACATTCGTTTGTCACATTTGTTTCATATAAAAATGGCGGGTGACCCATTTAAATCAGAGATTTAAACTGCTGAGGGACCAAAAAGGtgacactttttttgttgttgcactgaaacatgcaaagaaaatccctgctagggggaaatgcaggttttaactaattaaacaacaaagaatatgatctacgtgatcagtctctgtgtgtaaaataaaaagtggttcaTGTGAACCTCAATCACAGCTAAAAAAAAATGATAaaagaaagcaatccaatgttatttgttgcctagactttactgcaaatgacactcaAGTCTTGAGAGAAAACAATACACTAATACTGCAGTTAGCCaagacagcctttataatagaacgcgtgtgaccacacacacatctaaatattgcacttagggggaaaaaacatcttaaagtagaaatagaatgcctgtttgtttcattctatttttgctctattatagtggccactatagtagATATTGATCAAGTAcacaaggctacatgtgtgcaaaaaAACGTTTACagagtaaaatgtattttaataatCCCCCtaaaagtcacacacacacacacacacatgctgtcaagttcaacaacaaaaagaatacatttgggctacactgcacattatgacattgtacactttctgcagagagtacacctggcatacccctttttaTATACGGTATTGcaaaagtgagaaagagggaaagtgtgtggtgttcctttcacctctatagtgGCATCCTGTTTAAGCCAGACCCAGCTACACTCGATCCCTGAATTcacttgtttaacaagcaacgcctcattttcacctaattctctcattctgaaaattaaccacatacCATAGAGGGAAAACATTAGTTCACAGATAGTAGTTAGTTAACTtttcacacagattgccagggtccagtaagcaactaacgAGTTATAACTTGAAGAACGGCAAGGAGTCTTATAATGTTGCCAGTTAATACTATAACGAATTGGTTCGGTTACTAACGTTGgctcatctgatgttgtaacgttagctagctgtctGACTTCATTAGCCAGCTAATTTTCACACCATAAACTCAATTATTTGATCAGTTAGTAAGTCGTCTTATtttgctcaacatttctctggccAGCTAACGGAGAATTCGatccagctaacgttagcaagatACTTAACCATGCTaatacttgttccaccacactttctccctcctttcaaactctccaaatgccagttgtttttcggttacagctcatgaagtacacttcatcaccttctcaaccccgtctccgtggtcaggcttctcacctacctCTTCGTTATCGTTAAGGGGACGTGCTGCTAGATAACGGGAAAGCTGATGCTGTGACTAGCAAAtgggttgtctcttctctccagtCACGTgctgcattctgttaagtgaacgatgggctgagccttggatacagtcAGTATTGCGCCAAACGCGCATTACCCTATTGcatacagccagtagtgatccacccccccccaaaatatacaCGAATGACGTAGGTCACTAGTTTGCATCCCTGATTTATTTTTCATCAGTAGAAATATGACCTCATCTATCAAACTATACAGGTTCTCCTACCTTGCACCAGTCCATTCATTCTTCTCCTAACAGGAAGTGACAGCTTCCCAGATTTCCACATGTCCTCAAAGAGCTTCAGACGCTTCGCCACATCATTACACACCTGTTTCTGCAAGGTGCACAATAAAAAATTCAGCAATTTGGTTAGCAAAGCAGTGAGTGTCATTTCAAACAGTGCACTGCACCATATCACAGCTACATACAACATGCTATTTGTAATTGGTTTGCCAACTGTGGCTGGGAATTAGAGCTATAGAAATCATTCTTACTTTGACTGTGTGTCTACAAGCTGTCAGTGCCCAGTTGAGAAGAGTGACTACATCGTCGACATCTGGCTCACTCTCTGATTGGCTACTGGAAGAGTCTGTGTGCTCTACCACAGGGAAAGGTGGTGGAGGTGTGGCCATCATCATCACCCCAACAAGAGGTGCTGCGACAGGACATGGGCGAGGGGGCGTGTTCATACTACATGGAGGGGCCAGTGGGTTGGTAGGAGGAGTCATTGGAGCTGTTCGGGAAGGAAAATCTCCTAGGACAGGACCTGTGGATAAATAGAACCAGGATGAGTCATTATCTGCTCTGACAGTCTGGGGAAAGTACAGTCATCAGAAAGACAATCTCACAACCCCTGAGTAAACATCAAAAGTACCAAGGTACTCAAAAGATCAATGAATTTAAACCATGTTCAAGGCACAATTTCCAATTCTCTGCCAAAGTCTAGAACGTACAAGGGGATCCTGTGAGTTGAGGTGGGGGCACTCTCTTGTTGAGAGGGGTCCTCTTGGGACCACCTTGTGCTGCTGTCTGCAAACCATAGGAAAACTGTGGAGGGTCATTCCAGCCCCGCTCCTGATTACCTTAAAAGGCAAAgagggttttatttattttttaaactaccAATTTACTAACTACTCATTAGCAGctagcacacacgcacacagttgaagtcggaagtttccatacaccttacctaaatacgtttaaactcagtttcacaattcctgacatttaatcctagtaaaaattccctgtcttagctcagttaggatcaccacttcattttaagaatgtgaaatgtcagaataatagtagagagattgtaatatttcagcttttatttctttcatcacattcccagtgggtcagaagtttacatacactcaattagtatttggtagcattgcctttaaattgcttaacttgggtcaaacgtttcaggtagccttccacaagcttcccacaataagttgggtgaattttggcctattcctcctgacatagctcttgtaactgagtcaggttcttatgcctccttgctcacgcacactttttcagttctgccaacaaatgttctataggtttgaggtcagggctttgtgatggccactccaataccttgagttTGTTGTCCTATAGCCATTTTGAcacgactttggaagtatgcttagggtcattgtccatttggaagacccatttgcgaccaagctttaatttcctgactgactgaaccctggtcccgtgtggctcagttggtagagcatggcgcttgcaacgccagggttatgggttcaattcccacggggggaccagggttcaattcccacggggggaccaggatgaatatgtatgaactttccaatttgtaagtcgctctggataagagcgtctgctaaatgacttaaatgtaaatgatgtcttgagatgttgcttcaatatatccacataattttccatccacatcattttccatcgtcatgatgccatctattttgtgaagtgcatcagtccctcctgcagcaaagcacccccacaacatgatgttgccaccccgtgcttcacggttgggatggtgttcttcggcttgcaagcgtccccctttttcctccaaatataacaagggtcattatggccaaacagttctatttttgtttcatcagaccagaggacatttctccaaaaggtacaatctttgtccccatgtgcaattgcaaaccgtagtctgacttttttatggtggttttggagcagtggcttcttcctgtggatatagatacttttgtaccggtttcctccagcatcttcacaaggtcctttgctgttgtcctgggattgattttcacttttcgcaccaaagtatgttcatctctaggagacagaacgcgtctccttcctgagcggtatgacgactgcgtggtcccattgtgtttaaacttgcgtactattgtacagatgaacgtggtaccttcaggcatttggaaattgctcccaaggatgaaccagacttgtgggggtctacaattcattttctgaggtcttggctgatttctttagagtttcccatgatgtcaattaaagagacactgagtttaaaggtagcccttgaaatagatccacaggtacacctccaattgactcaaatcaaaagcttctaaagccatgacattttctggaattttccaagctgcttaaaggcacaatccacttagtgtatgtaaacttctgacccactggaattgtgatacagtgaataataagtgaaataatctgtctgtaaacaattgttggaaaaattatttgtgtcatacacaaactagatgtcctaacagacttgccaaaactatagtttgttaacaagaaatgtgtggagtggttgaaaaacgagttttaatgactccaacctaagtgtatgtaaacttccgatttgaGCTGAACATGAACATGAAACTGATTATGTTTATAATCATGATCAACATCATGTGATAACGTTACCTGTAGTCACGCTCAAATTAGATGTCATAAAGCAGTGGGGAAATAACTCAAGTGAAGAGGTAGTGTAAAGTCTATGCAAACGCATCTTCAAGATATTTTGACAACTTTGTTAGCAAGAGAGCAATGTAGTTTGATAGTTACTGCTAGCTAGCTTGTCTTCAAACTAGCTTGCATTATAACCCTAGCACAGTTGCAGTACACTGATGTCTATCGTTAGCGAACTTTTCTCGCTAAATAAACAAAGTAGAACTATTCAATTGGACAGAACATACCTGGTTTGATGTAAAGGTCCTCCGCCTCCATGGCTTCTTTTCTTCTTTCATATACAACAAATCAACTTGTTTTCCGGGACACGTGGACAGGATGTTGAACATTGACATTACGCATGTCCGGTTGGTCAATAGAATAGAATGGAGTAAATTAGTAAATTTTTCTGGTCTAGTAAACAGTGGATGACTTAATGTAGAGCAAAGTGCCCAGATTCTGGGTAATGAGACTAGACTTCATGTTGAAATAAAAGGCTCTTTCTTTGTAAGAGGAGTTGAAGTTGAACTTTGATAAAcgtaacacacaaaaaaacagaacaggATTTCCAAGCAATTTATTATTCCAGCATAGACCACCACAGTGTGGACCTAGTGAGGTATAACTGCGCGAAATAATCACAATTTAAAATAGTTTGCATTTACATGACATCCTATTTTCTTTTGTGCTAAAATATTGCAAATATATAGAGACATATGTATTTACTAGTAGTATAAATAGCAAAAACCAAAAAAATCTCAAGGTGCTACATTAGCATTTTTATGACATTACCTCTCCCAAGTTCTCCTGGATAAAACGGATTTCACTTCTCCATCCATGTTATTTTACGCCAAAGCTCCACCTTTTCATTCTTCCAACTTTGACATGAACCTTCCACTAATATGGAGACCTGAGTTATTTTCTCATATAATATATATTTAGAATGGGGGAAGAGGAGCTGTTGCATATCGGTAATATAT contains these protein-coding regions:
- the LOC129868666 gene encoding steroid receptor RNA activator 1-like, producing the protein MEAEDLYIKPGNQERGWNDPPQFSYGLQTAAQGGPKRTPLNKRVPPPQLTGSPCPVLGDFPSRTAPMTPPTNPLAPPCSMNTPPRPCPVAAPLVGVMMMATPPPPFPVVEHTDSSSSQSESEPDVDDVVTLLNWALTACRHTVKKQVCNDVAKRLKLFEDMWKSGKLSLPVRRRMNGLVQELKSCNWDAADEIHRALIVDHVNEVSQWMVGVKRLIAETRNLNPDLLHTQEVDQSLDTSKHS